The genome window CAGTGGTTGGGAACTGCCAGATTTGATGCATATATTATGGCTGGTATTTGCTTAGAATAGATAattcctcagctttttttttttttttttggaagtgtTTCTGTTTACTTCCATTGAGCAGACAATGGGTCTCTGAAAAAATTAGTTTACTGTTCTCATATTGCCCTTCACAGATGAGAAGGGCATTCCTCCATCCATGTCACAAACTTCTGTTTCGTGCATCATTGTTCCATTTCCTGTTGGCCAGGAGTACCAGCCTCCTTCTTCATTTCAGGTTTTTCccacttctgccttttctcctATGTGCCATCTGTATGCCTGGAACAACATCCTCATTCCAGTGCAGAAAGCACTCATCTTCAAATCCTCCTTGAACACCTGCTTCTTCTAGCATGGCCTGACAAGTATCCATATAATACCATTTCCACCTTAGATCATGCTCGTGATAGCTTTTGCTCCCTTAGATTGTTCTTTAGTTTTGCAGTTTAGACTGCAAACCCTTGCCCCGGAGTGCTGTTACCATCTGTGTGTGGTGTAGTGTTGAGCCTGCTGGCAGCACTTGACAAATAATGTTCATGCCAGCcactcttgttttcttcttcgTGTTTGCACTGCCCAACCCTGCTGCATATTTATAGCCCTGTAACCCAGTTACATTATCACTTATCAATCTGATATATTATACAGTGAGTGTGTTTGGATCACTGGATGCAGTACCTGCACAGTCTGCCTTCTTGCTTGTGTAGAAGGTGCTGCTCCCTGTTGGCAAAAGGACACCAGTGGGTGGGATATCAAGCCAGCCTGAAAGACATTCAAGCCCTGGTGAAAAGTATCAACCCTGATGGAAAACTaggggatggagaaagaaaggCATTGTAAAGTATGATTTGTGCCCTCTGCAATTCACTAGTTTATTCGCAGCAGTCCTCTTAGgttcttttttctcctgagaaGATCACCAGTaccaaataaaagcaaaccctTTTTGATTTGTCTTGTCCAGCTTTACTTCCCCCCCAGGCAGAACTTTAAGGACTCTGGAATGAAACATGGCTGATAAAGAGAGAAGGCAGTTGCAAAGAAATCCCTGTGAGACACTGAGTTCAGTTCTGGCTGCTCTCTGTGTGTTCCCTCATGCACAGAGCAGTCTGGAGTACTGTCTGGGTACTGCAGTTTCCCTGCAGGTCACCAGTCAAGACAGGAGTTGAGGCCTCTGAGCTCTTACCAAGAATATTTCCCATATTAACTTATTTCTCTGCAGGCATCTTGCAGAAGAGGGAAGTGGGCTGTTGTAACCTTCTTGTCCAGATTATTTGGCTGCTGTTTCTGAATCTGTTCTAGAATGCCCACTCttccttgttttttatttatttctgcctAATCCTTGCCTGAAATCCCACTTCCAGTAGCTTATTGATCTGGGGGCTTAGTTGAGAGTGCAGTAGCTTAGATCCCAGACTGTGCCTCAGTGTGTATTCTGAATTTCTTGGTCTTTAACATGGCAAATGAGGTTATTTTCTTGATATTCTTGAAGTGTGACTGAGGAGTCTGCATTAGAGGATGCAACAGAcaggaaggaagcaggagagTCAAGCACCCATATCCAAGCTGACGGTGAGTTGCTGGACACCATGGTTTGCACTTTTAGGGCACTCCTGGCTGGAACTGCACCTGTAGATCAGAATCTGTAGATTCCATAATTCTCTTCAGAAGTGTCCTCCCTCCAGTCATGCTGGATGGGCAAAGGAGGGGAAAATCTGGGAACTAAACCCAAAAATCCAAACATCGTCCCCTACAGCTTTTGCTGTTGCCTACCAAATGCAAATGATGGGAATTTTCCCTCTTTAATAAGGATTTCTTTGGAGAAAGGCTTGTGAACTGGGCTTATGGCCAACAGCACTGTGAGGAAAGCTCCCTAACTTCATTcacttgctgctttgttttttttctgtcatcgTTATTTTGATTTAAGGCAGCTAAAAGGACTCTCTTCCTAGGTACAGACAATACAAAGGAGTACACAGCTGAAGAACTCTCTAAAGAGAGAAGATTCTCTGAAGAACCAAAGGCTCCTGAGGTGAGCAGACACCACTCCATGTAGGCAATGCAGAACACACCacttcctcctccatcccagaGAAGCCCGTTGCCACTGGGAACCAGATGGCACCCACGTCTGGAGCTCTGTCTCCTGCTGTAAGCTGTTGTCCCTGGCAATAAGACATAATATGTCTGCAATTAGTGCACAGTCTGCTCTAACTTGCTGCTTTTTACCTCTAGCTAGCCTGTACCTTACCTACTGCTGGCTGTTTGTGGATTCTGGGGTTCATTAAGATTTCAGATTTCATCTGAAAAGATGGAAAGTTGAACtgaaaaagcaactgaaaaatataTGTACTGAGGGCCATAGCTAAAGGCATCTTTTATGCTGCTGAAGAGTAGATGTAAAAATTCAGGTGATGCCAATAAagatgcagctgctgtgggacTTGCCCTTGCAGCAGGGATGAGCAGATAGTGGGAGTCCTTGCTTTTGAAAGGCAGCTTGGAAAAGTAAGACACAAGTGAAGCCAGCAGCCTGAGAGTCTTTAGACTGAAATACTTTGCCCACACAATTGATGCTAAACCAGGATGTTATGCTGCTTAAATCTGTAACCCATGGTATGAATCTGACTTGGTAGCCTTCCATAACTGGGGACATTAATGGATGTGATTGACTGTATCACCCTGCCCTTGTTTGAGCTCCTTACTTCATCAGATATGGTGCTGAGTTGCCTTTAGTTCTTCAGTGGAGAAACATGATCTCATTGTGTCCCTCACCAGTGCATTGTTTGTTTCTCCAGTCTCCAGAGACTGGATCACACAGTGCCCACAAAGCCTGCAGAAACAACCATCTGTGCTGTTAGGGCTGGTGCTATGACACAGGAATCGTGGATTTAGCAGTGTTGGGAGGACTGTGTATGAGAGCTTTTCTGACCAGCCTCCTGTAGATTCAAGTTTAACTGCATTTTCCTAAGGGATAGAGAGCTTAGGTTGaataacaaaaaacaagtgTAATTTTTAGTGTCTTCTACTGAGAGACTGGACTTAATTTTGACTCTCCCTTTTGGCAGGTGTTGAGCTCTGGAGGTTCATTGAAGGTGACTatccagcagagcagtgagagcAGAGCTATCAGTACAACAGCTCTGAAACCAGGGCACTGGACCTGTGAGGTGGGCACAGCTGAGCCAAGCCCTGAATCAGTCCTTAAATTCTACTGTTATATCTGCAAGACCaactgctgcagccagcaggtaAAAACCCACAGGTCTGACTGGGATGGGTGGTCAAAAGGGGTGAATTGGATGGCTGACTGCCACCAGAAGGTGCAGCAGGAGACTTGTTAGCAAGTGCTTATGGTTCAGGAACAAGGAACATAAAAATGATGGTGAGCATgcagataaaataaaacctctcctgaggagctggcaagGAACCTGCTAGCGAGTGAATGTGGGTGGATCCACAGGCAGCCCTGCTCTTAAGCTTTTATACAATTTCATTGTTAAACAGCAGTCAAGTGAGTGGAAAGCATAGCATAGCTCAGACctattattttctgcattttgaatacatttaaatggatttttctccTAACCACATTCTCAGAATTTCCAGTCCCACATGGCTGGAATTCAGCACCAGCAGCGACTTGGGGAGATTCAGCACATGAGCaatgtttgctttgtttcactACTGCCCATGGTGAAGGAGCAGAAGGTGCTGGCAGAGAAAGATGGGTAAGTGTTGGTCtgcactagaaaaaaataatttgaatgtGGGCCTGCTTGGGTTCTAAAATTTCTCACTGCACCAGGGGGTCCCTGTGTTctaaataaagtttaaaaatccCTATGGTTTCAGGGGCTTTAATCTCCTTCAGGCAACTTTCTTCCTGTTGAAGGGTGCCAGTATTTACTTTGACCTGCTGTGTAGTATTTAATACAGTAGATCAGGTCAGAGACTTGTTTTAGCTGGCACCTTTCTGTCATCATGAGCTAAAGCAGCCTCTATAAATTGCTGGGAAGACAGGAAGATAAATCTGAGCCTGTAAAGATAGGAATGCTGGGGAAAACAATGCCAAGAGCAGATGCAAACTGCAATATTCCTTGGAGAATGTTAAAAGGTGTGACTTACATGTGTCCATTCTCACTTCAGAGAGACCCAGCAGCGATGGTGTAACACTTGTCAGATACACTTCACAGGGGATCTAATCAAACATCGCAGGACCCAAGAACACAAGGTAACAATCATAGCATGGATTTAATCTTAATACAGACCTTTCTTGGGGATTGAGTGGATGTGTCTTAGCCTCTCTTGCTCCCCAAGCAGTAAAGGAAAAGTGATTTGAGAGAATATAAAGTTCTGCCAGTAACATCCTCACTGTCTAAGGGCACTGCCATGCTACTTCTGGCCTCTGAACACTGCTATTGTTTGAACTTCCAGTTGTCATGCTATGTCAGTATGACTTGAAGCACCTCTAGTTTATAATCCTTGAATTTTGTCAATAAATATGTCCTATCACACTCAATCAATTGAATGGAGCAACTGGTGTGCAGCCTGTAAAGTTTCATGTGAAAATTTAGGCCATCATCTTTATTGGCTTCTAGGGTAGAAGTGCCAGAACACCCTTAATAAGCcacatttgttttgctttgcatgCTTGCAGTCTTTCTGGTAGATAAGAGCTAGGGAGTCCTTTCTGCTGAGAACTCTGTCTTTCTGCTATGGATGCAGTGCTTTTGTTTCACTTGAGATTTATCTGCATTTCTCCAAAGTGGTGCCTCTTGAGACTTAGTGAATTGTCTCTTTCCTAAGCTGGCCAAACGTTCCCTTCGTCCTTTCTGCACCGTCTGCAGCCGCCACTTCAAGACCCCTCGCAAGTTTGTGGAGCATATGAAGTCCCCTGAGCACAAACAGAAAGCCAAAGAGGTAATACTGCCCCTGTGGAGAGCTGCCACGGACTGGAAATAGTTATGCTGTGGAGCAGGCAAACTTTCTGCTTCCCTGATAATGACAGGGATGAATCCTTTCAGATGTGCAGTTCTTTCAgccttgttttaattttcatctttggCTGGACCTAAACTATCAGAGCTGGAAGACATTGAGTGATAAAGGGATGGAGGGGTTAGATCTGTCTAGAAGCAAGACAGCATTGTGTCTCTCTTGCAGTCCCTTCTACTCATCAAATTCAGTCTGTTCAGAATATGAGGTCATCCTTGATGAAACTGAGAGTACAAAGTTGATctaatctttcttttctgtacttGGCAGGTGAGGCTGGGAGAGAAGGAGTTGGGCAGCCCAGAAGATTCGGAGGAGTTGATCACAGTGGATGCTGTTGGCTGCtttgaagatgatgatgatgaagaggaggaggaggaaggaggagctgGTGAAGAGGAAGACCTTGATGTAGTGCTGATAGAGAATGAGGATTCTTCTGCCAAGCAGGTATGCCCAGGAGAAGAAATTATCTACCCGAGAACCTGCTGTAGGATCCTGTGATGTAGTCTTGGTTGTTTGGGCTCAGGATTTCAAGAGTTCAGTCAGCCTTGCCACCCTACAGCAGAAGGTTGAGGTACCTGGGATTCTTCCAGAGCACAGGACAATGCAAAAGAGAATCAGGCAGTACTTGTGGGATGCAGGAAGGTGTTTCTGCTATGCTGTACAGCTCTTGCTGGTGTCTTCAAACATTACCTTATTGTTGAGGAACATAGCCAGTGTTTCATCAAGGGAATTTCTGACAAAGACATCGacatagtttttttttaatagcccAGCAGTAGCTTAGTCTCACAGCAAACATGCATGTGGAGATTTATCTTGAGAAAAATTTTCCCAGGAGAGAGCAGTTGCCAAGAAGGAGGTACATGGCTAAGCTACTTCAGGCTTGTGGTGCAAGGGGTGTTTTTAAATCTTATAATAAAGTGGCCTTCTGACTCTGGGTTTTGAATCTGGCCCTAACCAGCTGTTGTGCAAGTTCATCTCTGTTATGTGAATCCTCTGTTTTGCTCCTGTGCTTACCAGGAAAATGTAAGAGCCTAGGAAGGGAAGAGGCATAGATACAGTAGGCACTAATGTTCTTTTGGTTTCCAGACTGGGCTGAAAGAAGTGTCTTTGGAGGATGATGAAGGAAGTGAGAAGTACTGTCCAGACACAGCCTATGGTAAGCAAACCAAGTCAAGCACAAAGGCCCACAGAGCCTTCTCTGGCCACATGCTGTATCTGTAAGAGAGGATGGTCTCTACCTACTGCTGTAACAACTTCTTGGGTCATAGTGCTCAGCATCTGCGTTGGACTGGTGCAGGTCACTCCTGCCTGGAGAAAGGGCCAAACGTTGCTTTATTACTGTGTGATAAAACATAAGGATGTGATTGATGTTTGTCAGCTGCCTTTTGCTTTGGAGAAGAAAGGATGAGAGCCAGATGCCTTACTAAGGTAGGAAATGGAACAAGTAGGGCGAGAGTACTGAGGAAAGTGGGTAGCAAATGAGGGATGCTCTGGAAAGATGGAGCCTGAAAGCATATTGATAAGAATGCTTTCCAGCAGAAATGCAGCTTGTACAGAGATACTGAGCAGTACTGACAGTATCAAACTCTCTGCCAGAGCCCAAACTGTGCATGTTTCCTCCGCTTCAGAACCCCCACGCTGTACCTAGTGGTTTTTCAGACATGTTGCTGGACTGGTGGGCAGTGTTGTCTCCAGATGGCTGACTCTGGTCCCCACCCTGTAAGTGATTCTGACTTCTGGCCTCCACTGGCCACTCATGTTGTGAggagggcagctctgcagaggctgTTTAGTGCCCAAGGAGAGCTCTGTTTACACCAATCTTCCATATTGCTGTAACCTTCCACTATCGTGTGGCAGATGGAATAATGATTCATGCTGTGAATGTTCTCTGCGTGTTCCTCTTGCGCGCCTGCTGTCCTTTGCTTGGTTTGATCCCATTACATTAGATCACATGTTCTCTGTAGTTTTCCAttgtattcttttttccccccttaatGCTCTGTGTAGTTTCTTTGCTCTGGCAGCCAGATTTCTCTCTGAATATCAACCACACAGCCATTCCATGGTAAGATGAGATATTCAGCAAGTCATCTTGCAAATCCCCGATTAACAGAAGCAAAGCTTTccacctttcttttctccctccctttcccctttaaCATGCTTTCATTATTTGAGTTCCATTCAATGTGATCTGTgatttcccttcccctcccgtTTCACAGGCCTGGATTTTCTGGTCCCCGTCGCAGGTTACCTCTGCAGGCTGTGTCACAAATTCTACCATAGCGACTCTGCTGCCCGGCTCGCACACTGCAAGTCCCTGATGCATTTTGAGAACTTTCAGGTTAGACCCTTTGGCGATTGCATGGCCTGGCATTTGTTACCCCTGTGCGTGTCTCTTCAGCAAATTCACCACATTAGCTGTCTTGTCTTCAGTTCATTTCCATCATCCTTGGTGTCAGTTGTGCTGTAGCTTTCTCCTGGTGTGCTCTGTGTTTGTCTCCCATCACCCCTGTAGATCTAAAATCAGTTCAGTCCAACTTCCcagctactgctgctgccatctTGTTGCCCGTTTCTGGCTGGAAATCTTCCTCAGAGTGTCTGCTCTGTTTGCTGAACCTGTGGAGTCTGTTGTTCAGTCTAGGCCTCTTCTGTTAGGCTAAAGGTGGGTCAAGATGGGGAAAGAACAAGGGACAGGCTGTTCCTGTGAAAGCAAGCTGGTACACGTGCATATTTTCATGCAATACTGCAGGAACAGATCCTGTTCCTGGCACCTCTCACCAAAACTCTGGGTGTGATTTATCCATGCAGGGGCCTGGTAAAATCAAGTACTCACTTTAGGAATCTGGAAGTTTAACTTTACGGACTCTTTGTGGGATAGAAGCTACAAGCTGGTGAGAGTCCATCTGGTCCCTGGGCTCAGCCTGCATCAGGAagtcagtctgtctgtctgtctgctacTGTTTCCAAGAAACTCCTCAGCACAAAGCTCTGCCAGCTGATGTTGTTCCTTTGCTTTAGTGGCTCTGTCTACAGAAGCCATATTGCCCCTTGCTGCTTTTGTATCCAGAAACTTTTCCTACTGGGCTGGCCTGGAATCTGCCTCCATCGTTCTGTCCTTGTTGGCTTGCCCCAGGGGGTGAGGGGCCTGGATGAGTACCTTGTGGTGGGTACACAGGGCTTGCACTCTCTTTGCCCTCTCTAACCATAGCCTGGGCCCTGCCTGGGCCAGAGAGTGGTATTCCAGGACCCAGGCAAAGAGAGAGGCTCCAACACTGACTTTATCCTCTGCGTGCACCTAAAGCCTCCTCCAGGCAAAGCCATTGTGCTTCCCTACCACAGATGTATCCAGCTTTTGATAGTGTTTAAACAAATGAGTGTTTCTCTGCTAGTCTTCAGAGAGGTTAGCTATTCCTAGTCAACTGTCACTGCCTCCAGAAAAGGGTGGGATGCTGCAGAAGCCAGCACTTAGAGCTGTGGATTTGGAAAGGCAAGTAGCAGAAGACCACAGCTGTTCCTTCGTGGTTGCTCATCCTCTCCCACTCCCACAGCCAGACATTTCGAGAATGAAGGAATTGGCCTTGCTGTTTTCCTGACTTATTTTAGATCATCTCAGAGTGAAACTGCAGCAGCAATGTATATGCCTCTCTTTTGGCCCACTGTGAGCTGAAATCAGATGCTCTGCAAATGGACGCCAGAGTGACCTGGAGGGATTACTTGAGACAAGAGTCCAACCTTAAATATCTGCAGGCAGATAATGATTATTCTTGGCTGCTGAGTGCCTTGGGGTTGTCGCTGTCTGAGTTAAATTATTGCCAGTTTCTGAGGCACTCACCAGAGGAGCTCAGCACAGGGTTTCAAAGCAGAGAACTGTCTGATGAGGCAGGTCATAGCATCACTTAAAACAAATTGGAATTCTTGCACCTGGTTTAGTTTGTGACTTGATTGATGGGGTTCCAGTGTGTTACAAAATTGTTCATATCCCAGTAGGTTAGGACAAAGAACAAACCTGCAGTGATAAACTGAATGACAGTGCAAAGCTCCCTGTCTGGTGTGCTGTAATTCCTCACTGCATACTACGGTAGCACTGCTTAAGCCATTGCACTCAATAGTTTCCTTAAATTGTCAGGTCTAGTGCTTTTACTAGTTCAAGGGGCACTTCAGCAGAAAGATGCAAGTGAGTTGATTGTGGAAGAAATTGTTGTGGAGAAGAGGAACCTTtggagctttgtttt of Calypte anna isolate BGI_N300 chromosome 17, bCalAnn1_v1.p, whole genome shotgun sequence contains these proteins:
- the CIZ1 gene encoding cip1-interacting zinc finger protein isoform X4 — its product is MFNQQQFQQQLLQLQHLLQQQHHHHPPAQQGGRGLPPPQQQQMLSLRATNQPSLLNANPMLQRALLMQQMQGNLRGFNMTAPALQQFFPQATRHSLLGPPPVGVSLKPTRMGFPNLPFQRQNRTFRKDFQRIPDRKRELDPGSSSQTQGDEKMEIPEGVQAVSEQNSSLPFTEPRIPRESALNMEPAAKRLKSVTEESALEDATDRKEAGESSTHIQADGTDNTKEYTAEELSKERRFSEEPKAPEVLSSGGSLKVTIQQSSESRAISTTALKPGHWTCEVGTAEPSPESVLKFYCYICKTNCCSQQNFQSHMAGIQHQQRLGEIQHMSNVCFVSLLPMVKEQKVLAEKDGETQQRWCNTCQIHFTGDLIKHRRTQEHKLAKRSLRPFCTVCSRHFKTPRKFVEHMKSPEHKQKAKEVRLGEKELGSPEDSEELITVDAVGCFEDDDDEEEEEEGGAGEEEDLDVVLIENEDSSAKQTGLKEVSLEDDEGSEKYCPDTAYEIQSSKASCHSCLPRSSFAFPGLQLPVGG
- the CIZ1 gene encoding cip1-interacting zinc finger protein isoform X3 — protein: MTAPALQQFFPQATRHSLLGPPPVGVSLKPTRMGFPNLPFQRQNRTFRKDFQRIPDRKRELDPGSSSQTQGDEKMEIPEGVQAVSEQNSSLPFTEPRIPRESALNMEPAAKRLKSVTEESALEDATDRKEAGESSTHIQADGTDNTKEYTAEELSKERRFSEEPKAPEVLSSGGSLKVTIQQSSESRAISTTALKPGHWTCEVGTAEPSPESVLKFYCYICKTNCCSQQNFQSHMAGIQHQQRLGEIQHMSNVCFVSLLPMVKEQKVLAEKDGETQQRWCNTCQIHFTGDLIKHRRTQEHKLAKRSLRPFCTVCSRHFKTPRKFVEHMKSPEHKQKAKEVRLGEKELGSPEDSEELITVDAVGCFEDDDDEEEEEEGGAGEEEDLDVVLIENEDSSAKQTGLKEVSLEDDEGSEKYCPDTAYGLDFLVPVAGYLCRLCHKFYHSDSAARLAHCKSLMHFENFQRYKAARHRATAAYPEAPLHSQGSSSQLVDDPKPPPATRADTSKKMNDDHGIGKKGTELSALQEQALRSPEGKGELATSVAEGKSLSSVTDDVCGIMVVEEESLQEESKSIASSAACLLPEESCTAGALLGYTGAKEEEASAARQREGTIGHQDPGNGGLGQNEEASTGQEAESSSLAKGETASLTSAGGRRSARRKPR